In Paractinoplanes brasiliensis, the following proteins share a genomic window:
- a CDS encoding cell division protein FtsK, producing MSIAAQPDPDDFDLTPGETETPAGPDAEVVDLTEVRSRRVTPPVEPDTDPDKVEDAESIDDTPPEDGGPVDMADDIPAEILDRRKDRRPILADWARSWRGVKAMAKHQTKDAGYVLAYHAVRSPKYAGKVALWAPVGAVRGIGRALHWAMAEEGNWALRQAAAQRGEADVWLKLDARRQRQSVWRWWVLAFAALAAVVGTVVLAFGPAWWSYLAAVIVVPLLATVGRPADRPITDRVSEGNRYRKLTAELVRRALTSLQLAAINSAVAKDPKAIAFPHDIHRDGPGHIAIVDLPYGVEASEVIARRGKLASALRLPLDQVWPEPAPGHTGRLALWVGYEPASQMKQPAWPLLSDSAKVDVFQAFAFATTPRLDTVSVDLMFRNFLFGGQPGSGKTFALRDLILAAALDPRTEIRGYELKGVGDFAVLEPVMAEYGNGFDDETLARCFAFIEWLYEEARRRSKRIEHYARMGKAPENKVTPELARLKGSGLHPLVAWFDELQELMTSKYGKDAGELLEKVIKLGRALGIIILIGTQIPDKDSLPTGITRNVNSRFCLSVADQTANDMILGTSAYKLGYRATVFQPVTEAGWGILRGFGKVQSVRSYYVDTTAAARIVARAVALRTAAGNVPVFPAEREVGPVHDLLADLAQVWPGDEKSAWNETLCAALAELRPDVYGGWEAAQLTAALKPHPAIKVGDVGRRIEGRAVTRRGIKHADLLSAIAERNRKRAAD from the coding sequence ATGAGCATCGCCGCCCAGCCCGACCCGGACGACTTCGACCTGACCCCCGGCGAGACCGAGACGCCGGCCGGACCCGACGCTGAGGTGGTCGACCTGACCGAGGTCCGGTCCCGCCGGGTCACTCCGCCGGTCGAGCCGGACACCGACCCGGACAAGGTCGAGGACGCCGAGAGCATCGATGACACCCCGCCTGAGGATGGCGGCCCGGTCGACATGGCCGATGACATCCCCGCCGAGATCCTGGACCGCCGCAAGGACCGGCGGCCAATCCTGGCCGACTGGGCACGCTCGTGGCGTGGCGTGAAGGCGATGGCCAAGCATCAGACCAAGGACGCCGGGTACGTGCTGGCCTATCACGCGGTCCGGTCGCCGAAGTACGCCGGGAAGGTCGCCCTCTGGGCTCCGGTCGGCGCTGTCCGGGGCATCGGTCGGGCGCTGCACTGGGCGATGGCCGAAGAGGGCAACTGGGCCTTGCGTCAGGCCGCCGCTCAGCGCGGCGAGGCTGACGTGTGGCTCAAGCTCGACGCCCGCCGGCAGCGTCAGAGCGTGTGGCGCTGGTGGGTGCTCGCGTTCGCCGCCCTGGCCGCCGTCGTGGGCACGGTCGTGCTCGCGTTTGGTCCGGCGTGGTGGTCATACCTGGCCGCCGTGATTGTGGTGCCGCTGCTGGCCACGGTCGGGCGCCCGGCGGACCGGCCGATCACCGACCGGGTGTCGGAGGGCAACCGCTACCGCAAGCTCACCGCCGAGCTGGTGCGCCGCGCGCTGACCTCGTTGCAGCTCGCCGCCATCAACTCCGCGGTTGCCAAGGACCCGAAGGCCATCGCGTTCCCGCACGACATCCACCGCGACGGACCCGGGCACATCGCGATCGTGGACCTGCCGTACGGGGTGGAGGCGTCCGAGGTGATCGCCCGGCGGGGCAAGCTCGCCTCCGCGCTGCGGTTGCCGCTGGATCAGGTGTGGCCCGAACCCGCGCCGGGGCACACCGGCCGCCTCGCTTTGTGGGTCGGCTACGAGCCGGCGTCGCAGATGAAGCAGCCGGCGTGGCCGCTGCTGTCCGACTCGGCCAAGGTCGACGTGTTCCAGGCGTTCGCGTTCGCCACCACGCCCCGGCTCGACACCGTGTCGGTGGACCTGATGTTCCGCAACTTCCTGTTCGGCGGTCAGCCCGGTAGCGGCAAGACGTTCGCGCTGCGGGACCTGATCCTGGCCGCCGCCCTCGACCCACGAACCGAGATCCGCGGTTACGAGCTGAAGGGCGTCGGGGACTTCGCCGTGCTGGAGCCGGTCATGGCCGAGTACGGCAACGGCTTCGACGACGAAACCCTGGCCCGCTGCTTCGCGTTCATCGAGTGGCTGTATGAGGAGGCCCGCCGCCGGTCCAAGCGCATCGAGCACTACGCCCGGATGGGCAAGGCCCCGGAGAACAAGGTCACCCCGGAGCTGGCGAGGCTCAAGGGTTCCGGGCTGCACCCGCTGGTGGCGTGGTTCGACGAGTTGCAGGAGCTGATGACCAGCAAGTACGGCAAGGACGCCGGGGAGCTGCTGGAGAAGGTCATCAAGCTCGGCCGGGCGCTCGGGATCATCATCCTGATCGGCACCCAGATCCCGGACAAGGACAGCCTGCCCACCGGCATCACCCGCAACGTCAACAGCCGGTTCTGCCTCTCCGTCGCTGACCAGACGGCCAACGACATGATCCTCGGGACCTCGGCGTACAAGCTGGGCTACCGGGCAACGGTGTTCCAGCCGGTCACCGAGGCCGGGTGGGGCATCCTGCGCGGCTTCGGCAAGGTTCAGTCGGTCCGGTCGTACTACGTGGACACCACCGCCGCCGCCCGGATCGTTGCCCGCGCCGTCGCGTTGCGCACCGCCGCCGGCAACGTCCCCGTCTTCCCCGCCGAGCGGGAGGTAGGCCCCGTGCATGACCTGCTCGCCGACCTGGCGCAGGTGTGGCCCGGCGACGAGAAGTCGGCATGGAACGAGACGCTGTGCGCCGCCCTGGCCGAACTCCGGCCAGACGTGTACGGCGGTTGGGAAGCGGCTCAGCTCACCGCCGCACTCAAGCCGCACCCGGCGATCAAGGTCGGCGACGTCGGCCGCCGCATAGAGGGACGGGCGGTCACCCGGCGCGGCATCAAGCACGCCGATCTCCTCTCCGCCATTGCGGAGCGTAACCGCAAGCGGGCGGCCGACTGA